Part of the Capsicum annuum cultivar UCD-10X-F1 chromosome 12, UCD10Xv1.1, whole genome shotgun sequence genome is shown below.
aatacaaaatttaacaaaactacttaaatatgaaaaaatccaACCCATCAAATCTTCAATTTTTGGTTTAATCAGCTATTTCCTTCAAAAAATTGATCAATAAAGTTTGTAATTTACCTACACTATACGCTCAATCACCccctcttaaaaaataatttgagtcaacaaagaaaaagaaagagtaaagtgaaagaaaagatcaagaaaatgaaaGGAGAGAAGAAATATCGGATTAAAGGGAAAGATAAAGAATTTCAGATCAATAAAGAAAAGTTCCCGGCAAGAAGCAACAATCTAAATTGCTTCTGAAACTTGGAAGTTCATTGTACACATATGACATATGGGTGTCTAATTGTCATTATCATGTAATATCCAACAAACATAACCATGATGGAGGACTCACTAAGGGATTGACAAATTATGATTGGGATCTTGGTTAAGGAGACGAGCATGCTATATATAGAGAACGATATATTATATTAGGATTATGCTATGaagttatctttattttcttagttattttttagattatattttttataataagcTGATTTTAAAAGTTTAACCAAATAAACTATTGTTTATATTGTGATTAAATTTGCTGTGACACTTTTATATTTTACAGTTTCTACACAAACACTGATTAAAAAGCCAAAAAGCAAAGAAATTTGATCATTACTACTCACGTACCTCTtccaacaaaagaaaaatgaaaatcctCTCCTTGACATTCAAATGTTTTCTACAAAGAAATCAATTGAATCTTTTGAAATttaatctcatgaatcaatatatttttctataatcGAGTTTTCACTTGTGTCACACATgataaataccaaaaaaataatctTACAAAAATAACCAGAAAATCCCCCCTTAAATTATGAACATTACTACCAATCCAGTTATAATTTAATTGGAAAagacccctgaactatctgaaattaAGCAAAATACTcctcgttagttttttggctaaaaaatatccctctgttaaatatttgattCAAAAATGCCCCTCCCTCTAACAGAATTCCACCAAAGACGTCACCTAGATTAAAAATGCCACCTGGATATTCCACATCAGTGTCCATATGTATAAcgaaaaggggtcaaaaataccctCGAACTAgctaaaatagataaaaaatacccctcgttagttttttggttcaaaaatactcctccgttaaatatttaactaaaaaataccCCTTTCTCTAATAGGCTTCCACCAAACACGCCACCTGAATAAGAAAAGCCACTTGGACATTCCACATCATCGTCCAAGTGTAAAATCTCCCTAATCCATCATCCCACTTATTATTATCCTAAACCCCAATATTAAAATCGAACAGATTTGATCCGAAGAGACAAATAgaaaaagattcaattttaaCGTAGAAGATCTGATGTAGAAGTTTTGTCTAGTTCAACTGGAGTTGTAGTTGCCAGCAGCTCATGAATTCTAAACTGCATTGTTGGTTCTAAGTTGCTGGAGCTGGATTAGTGTCAAAATTGCAAGTTTATCATATCATTCAGCAACATGGGCAAGACTTTTCCCTTTTCATCTGTCATTACATAAAACATTAGTCTGTAAATATTTCCCAACTGACTTTGCTTGGCTTTCATCATTTAGTTATACACCAAAAATCAAGCTTTTTAATTTCTTAACTGTCATTACATGATAGATTAGGGAGATTTTACACGTGAACGATGATGTGGAATTTTCAAGTGGCCTTTTTTATCCGGATAGCGTGTTTGGTGGAAGTCTATTAGAGGgagggggtatttttgagccaaaaattaatgaggggtatttttgatctattttagatagttcaggagtatttttgattctttttcgtTATACATGTGGACACTGATGTGGAATGTCCAGGTGACATTTTTAATCTAGTTGACATCTTTGGTGAAATTCTGTTAAAGGAAGggctatttttgagccaaatatttaacggagggatatttttgagccaaaaactAAATaggaatatttttatttcattttagatagttcaatagtatttttgacctttttcccgtaatttaattttcattttagcCATTTCCCCCTTACTGCAAATCCagttataatttaattttcattttagcCATTTCCCCCTCAAATTCAACTACCTTAGTTggtttaatattataaaaaaggaaaagttcGATCTTTCTCCttcccttctttcttttttcttttccaatctatatttttaataacaaaaaatatacataatctATTCAGCATTAATTCTTTTCCCAAATAGTActaaaccaaagtccaagaatcTTCATCTTCCTTTCTTTTTCCTATTCAACAAAACCAATTCCCTCTTGAATTCCTTTTCTAGAACACAAATTTTGGACTTTTGGTTCATTTCATGACCTTCTTGAAcattcctttaattttttattgtatataagAGGGTATTTAATGTTCTATTTTCCCAACAAAATCAAATTGCAATTGTGCATTAATATAATTTGGGTACTGCTTTGTTTTGTTATTAGGGAAATTGGGTTTgctaattcttgatttttttttttcataaagttGTGATTTTTATCTGGAATATTGGATATGAGTTTAGGGGGTGAAAAGAAAAATGTGGTAGTGATTGGTGGTGGAGCTGCTGGTTCTGTCGTTGCCAAAACCCTTCAAAATGAGGTCAATGTTTCCCTCATTGATGAGTAAGTATTTTTCTTAAATCATTTTTTTGCCTCTCATTTTTGAATTGCTTGTATATTAGTGTGAATTTGACTATTTGTTAGCTTTGTTAGTGATTTAGGGATTGATTACTTCAATTTGAGTTTTTGTTTCTTATTAGTTTATTGTGTGTTTATGATATAATGCATTTGCatcttaccgaggacatgaccttagataggaggtTGAAGAGGATATGAATTAAAGTATAAGGTCAGTAGGTAGTAGAGAGTTGTCTCACTTATCCTTCCATACTAGTAGTTGTAGTATTtaaaggggagccttggagtaactgataaagttgctgtcatgtgacctGGAGGTCACGTGTTCAAGCcatggaaacagcctcttgcagaaatgtaaggtaaggtaAGACTGTGCACAATAGACTCTTGAGGTCCGACCCTTCCCCCGACCCTGCATATGGTgctagctttagtgcaccggactgcccctTTTTGGTTCTTATCCTTTGATTTTTGTTACTATCTGTTGTCTCTTGTACTTCGATTATTACACTTTTTGTTGAGTTACTATTCTGTTTTCAGAATGCTTTGCCATGATTTTTCACTTTcagttatttcttttttgatcTGCTTTGATATGCTTTTCCCTTGAATCGAGGGTCTATCCGAAACAACCTCTCTGCCTCCCATGGTAAGGATAAGGTCTGCGTACAATTTACCTTCCCCAAGcctacttgtgggattacactggtctgttgttgttgttgttagtttaTTGTGTGTTTATTaattgaatgaatgaatgaaatggAGCAGGAAGGAGTATTTTGAGATAACATGGGCAAGCTTAAGGTCTATGGTTGAACCGGAATTTGCTAAAAGATCAgtcgtttctcactctgaatacCTACCTCATGCAAAAATCATTTCATCAGCTGCAGTAGACATCACAGACATTGATGTATTGACCAAACAAGGCAGCCGAATTGCGTATGATTATCTGGTTGTTGCCACTGGTCATACACAAAGCGGTGCTTGGACAAAAACGGAGAAGATCAGTCAATATCAAGCAGGTGTTGGTTCAATCTTGTGGTTACTACTATGTTTCCCTTTCATAGAACTCAACAGCTTATGTGTAACTAGTTTTACTTTTATCTTAAGACGCTAACCTTAATGAGATTCGATGGTTTTCTGATAGGTGTTGAATACTCAAATGTTGTTATATCGCCATCACTTTACAAACAGCTTGTCTTACTTTACAATATCATTGTTTTGAACATGCACAATTACCTTGTTTTAGATCGCCATTTTACCTGTATCATAGCTGTACATTTTGTTTTCATAGTTTTCACCACTTCAAAAACCAAATAATAGTAGAAAACTTTAAGAAGGGGGTTAAGGCatatggaaaagaaagaaaaaaaaggaagggaaTCAGAGTTAGCTTCTTTCTTCAGGTTAGGAGTCTAGAAAGGCTAAAAGAAATTCTTAGCTCCGATTATGTTAGTTGTTGAAAACCATAGATTGATGTAGGCTCTTTACATTTGGTACACCAAGTTATACTGGGACTTAAATGAGGACATCAGCAAGTTTTTACCTCTGAAATCTATTTCGTCTGAGAAGAGGATGACTTACCTAGGTATGAGTGATTTATCATGAAAGAGTAGCAGTACAAATCAAACTTACCATTATTCATCAAACCAAGCTTAAATTGTACTTAACCAGGGTATGCATAACTTGTGCTTAATTCTTGCTCCTTGGTTTACAGAGTATGAAAAGATAAAGGCTGCTAACTCCATATTAATAGTTGGTGGAGGGCCAACCGGTGTGGAGCTGGCTGCTGAAATTGCTGCGGATTTTCCTGCTAAGAAGCTGACCCTGGTGCACAGGGGATCAAGATTGTTGGAGTTTATTGGACAAAGCGCCAGCAATAAGGCACTGAATTGGCTTACTTCAAAGAAAGTTGAAGTCATATTGGGGCAATCCGTCGATGTAAACTCTCCAACAGATGGTGTTTATCAAACATCTGGTGGTGAAACTGTAGTTGCTGATTGCCATTTTCTTTGCATCGGTACACCATTTGGTTCAGCGTGGCTAAAAGAAACTATCTTGAAGGATAGTTTGGACAGTAGTGGAAGGGTAATGGTTGATTCAAATTTGAGGATCAAGGGTCGCAACAATATCTTTGCTATTGGGGACATCACTGATATTCCGGTAAGTCAACCATACCTTTTTTAGTCTCTTACAGGTTCTCATTCCTCACACTTGTTTTCATCCCTATATGTTGGCCTTTCTCTCTCACGATAAATATAATGTGCAATCGATAAAGCATTTTTCATGAACCTCTGTCTATGCATCTTTTCTTTCTAGTTCCTCTTTTTCATATTCAAGCACGGTCTTAAATCTATTTCTCATAACTGCTAATGCTAGTTAAGCACTTGAATAACAACTTTAGGAAACATGACAGAAGTGTTGCCACCTCCATAGCATATCAATAAGCTCTCTACCACTCTAACTTTGCGAGTGcacatctagacacctcaacTTGGTCTCAACTGGAAACTAAGCAGTCCAATTCGTCCCCACTTTGTCTTGTGAACATCCGAAACTGACGTGATCCATAAATTTTGAAGGTGTCTAGATGATCATTTTGAAAGTTGGAGTCTTCAACTAACATAGTGAAGACAAGTTAAAGTTGTCTAGACGTGTACTCCCAGAGTTGAGATCTCAGTTGCCAGCTGAGATCAAGTTTGAGTGTCTGTTTATGTATATAAACTTTAAATGGTTGCTAATATAGCTGGAGCTATTTGTTCATCGTTACTTTTCCTTCCTGCCCTTGTATAGAAAAGTCCAGGCAAGTAACTAACCTTGTTAATATGTGTGATTTGTGAATATGTAAAtggataactatataactataccAATATTAGCTCCAATGGATCATAGTTGTTCTTGCATTATAAGACACCCTTACTTTGTGACGGTAAAATGCAGGAACTTAAACAAGGATATTTGGCTCAAGAACACGCAAAGGTAGTAGCCAAGAACATCACGTCATTAATAAAGGGAGTAGAAGATGATCACAAATTGGCTGTATATAAGCCAGCAACCAAGGCATTGGCTATAGTTTCTCTAGGGAGAAAAGATGCAGTGGCTCAATTTCCTTGCTTG
Proteins encoded:
- the LOC107851993 gene encoding apoptosis-inducing factor homolog A translates to MSLGGEKKNVVVIGGGAAGSVVAKTLQNEVNVSLIDEKEYFEITWASLRSMVEPEFAKRSVVSHSEYLPHAKIISSAAVDITDIDVLTKQGSRIAYDYLVVATGHTQSGAWTKTEKISQYQAEYEKIKAANSILIVGGGPTGVELAAEIAADFPAKKLTLVHRGSRLLEFIGQSASNKALNWLTSKKVEVILGQSVDVNSPTDGVYQTSGGETVVADCHFLCIGTPFGSAWLKETILKDSLDSSGRVMVDSNLRIKGRNNIFAIGDITDIPELKQGYLAQEHAKVVAKNITSLIKGVEDDHKLAVYKPATKALAIVSLGRKDAVAQFPCLSIAGRIPGMIKSGDLFVGKTRKGLGLSS